In a single window of the Chondrocystis sp. NIES-4102 genome:
- a CDS encoding ankyrin, whose amino-acid sequence MQIHIYAKQGNIAGVALELANGVNVDCIDKHRAYTPLMYAVDSSNADIDLVQFLVENGANVNYIGEDEYRSQTNVLSLAVQSGNINKIKYLLDAGANINYQRDAGYDALIDATHGRDIVNDENLLAILKLLINKGAKTNGISSYGETALKTVSRVGRFDAVSLLLAAGADYQQLKWTKLMQAIVFNSVKAVKSLLISGVDLQVLDHCQRTPLLLSIQVGDLNKVKLILASDADKSDRGLGGYTALIYAIRNNRVEVLQWLIKEGFDFEATDDYGTTPLIEAAEYSATDCVRLLLEAGANPAKVNCYDSNAIKEANNLAIVKMLVDAGEDLSKINYEMRRLLTGISDNELEVSREQYFIGKYRQFGKKNPEIMEIDFWKAMIRCGFSAWGAKDRFDDINIIDKPIWCSARMGRTITQLPDGRIVEIAGDHEDSYDEDFCIYNDVVVYDGKGNFQIFGYPEDVFPPTDFHSATLVGEYIYIIGSIGYYNQRIFNETPVYRLHIQSFKIEKVATTGSAPGWISRHKALYIEPSTIYISGGEVYCLVNNKKKYVDNLLTYSLDLITSHWTIV is encoded by the coding sequence ATGCAAATTCATATTTATGCCAAACAAGGAAATATTGCAGGAGTTGCCTTAGAGCTAGCTAATGGGGTTAATGTCGATTGTATAGATAAGCATAGAGCTTATACACCATTAATGTATGCAGTAGATAGTTCCAATGCTGATATAGATCTGGTGCAATTTTTAGTAGAAAATGGTGCGAATGTTAATTATATTGGGGAAGACGAGTATCGAAGCCAAACAAATGTCCTGAGTTTAGCTGTACAGTCAGGAAACATAAATAAAATAAAATATCTTTTGGATGCAGGAGCTAATATTAATTATCAAAGAGATGCTGGCTATGATGCGCTAATCGATGCTACACATGGTAGAGATATTGTTAACGATGAAAATTTACTAGCAATCTTAAAGTTATTAATAAACAAGGGTGCAAAAACCAATGGTATCTCCTCTTATGGAGAGACAGCACTTAAAACAGTGTCGAGGGTTGGAAGATTCGATGCTGTTAGCTTATTATTAGCTGCTGGTGCAGATTACCAACAATTAAAATGGACAAAATTAATGCAGGCTATAGTATTTAACAGTGTAAAAGCAGTTAAAAGCTTGCTTATTTCAGGAGTTGATCTTCAAGTTCTTGATCATTGTCAAAGAACTCCATTGCTTCTAAGTATTCAGGTTGGGGATTTAAACAAAGTAAAACTAATTTTAGCATCAGATGCCGATAAAAGCGATCGCGGACTTGGAGGATATACTGCCTTAATATATGCCATTAGAAATAATAGAGTAGAAGTTTTACAATGGTTAATTAAAGAAGGATTCGATTTTGAAGCTACAGATGATTATGGTACAACGCCCTTAATAGAAGCAGCAGAATATAGTGCTACTGATTGTGTACGTCTGCTTTTAGAAGCTGGTGCAAATCCAGCTAAAGTAAATTGTTATGACAGTAATGCTATTAAAGAAGCTAACAACCTTGCAATTGTAAAAATGCTAGTTGATGCAGGGGAAGATTTAAGTAAGATTAATTATGAAATGCGAAGATTACTAACAGGAATAAGCGACAATGAACTGGAAGTATCTCGAGAACAATATTTCATCGGCAAATATCGCCAGTTTGGCAAAAAGAATCCAGAAATTATGGAAATTGATTTTTGGAAAGCAATGATTCGCTGCGGTTTTTCCGCATGGGGTGCTAAAGATCGTTTTGATGATATCAATATTATAGATAAACCCATATGGTGTTCTGCTCGCATGGGTAGAACGATTACACAATTACCAGATGGAAGAATTGTTGAAATTGCTGGTGATCATGAAGATTCCTATGATGAAGATTTTTGTATATATAACGATGTAGTAGTTTATGATGGCAAGGGTAATTTTCAGATATTTGGTTATCCCGAAGATGTTTTTCCTCCTACCGACTTTCACTCTGCCACGTTAGTTGGGGAATACATTTATATTATTGGTAGTATAGGTTATTACAATCAAAGAATTTTCAATGAAACTCCAGTTTACCGATTACATATTCAATCATTCAAAATAGAAAAAGTTGCAACGACTGGATCTGCGCCTGGATGGATTAGTAGGCATAAAGCACTATATATAGAACCATCAACAATATATATTAGTGGTGGAGAAGTCTATTGTTTGGTGAATAATAAAAAAAAATATGTTGATAACTTGTTAACTTACAGTCTAGATTTAATAACTTCGCATTGGACTATAGTTTAA
- a CDS encoding putative transcription regulator with HTH domain protein, translating to MSIITPEIKQQWVEIAPYLIISNDLEYDQAVERLNNLIDEIGTNTAHPLYSFLDTLGILIEAYEQQHYPIPDCSGVDMLLHFMDEYSLSQSDLPEIGSQGVVSEIINGKRELNIRQIKALAKKFNVTPAVFL from the coding sequence TTGAGTATAATTACACCAGAAATCAAACAACAGTGGGTAGAAATTGCCCCATATCTAATTATTAGTAATGATTTGGAATACGATCAAGCAGTTGAAAGGTTAAATAACTTAATCGATGAAATCGGCACAAATACCGCGCATCCTCTTTATAGTTTTCTAGATACATTAGGCATTTTAATTGAAGCTTATGAACAACAACATTATCCAATTCCAGATTGTAGCGGTGTAGATATGCTACTTCATTTTATGGATGAATATTCTTTATCTCAATCTGATTTACCAGAAATTGGATCACAGGGAGTTGTATCGGAAATAATTAACGGGAAACGAGAATTAAATATTAGACAAATTAAGGCTTTAGCGAAGAAGTTTAATGTCACTCCTGCGGTTTTTTTATAA